The Streptomyces sp. NBC_00670 genome window below encodes:
- a CDS encoding LysR family transcriptional regulator → MQFQQLQYFVAVAETRHFTRAADLVHVAQPSLSQQIKSLERELGADLFLRARGNITLTDAGEALLPLARRILADAETARHEVQELVQLRAGRVRLGATPSVCTGLLPDVLRAFHDRYPGIRLLIEEGGSHDLVRELARGALDLALVVLPLPSPSPALTTVELLREDLVVVSSPDAPRPGGGQGRGRAVRVAELAGERLVMFRHGYDLRELTVAACRAEGFEPDFAVEGGEMDAVLGFVRAGLGVAVVPRMVAARSGRGLRVTPLASPGLYRTIALAHRSDVAPPRAARELQRMLLER, encoded by the coding sequence GTGCAGTTCCAGCAGCTCCAGTACTTCGTGGCCGTCGCCGAGACCCGGCACTTCACCCGGGCCGCCGATCTCGTGCACGTGGCCCAGCCCTCGCTGTCGCAGCAGATCAAGTCGCTGGAGCGGGAGCTGGGCGCGGATCTTTTCCTCCGGGCGCGGGGCAACATCACGCTCACCGACGCCGGCGAGGCGCTGCTGCCGCTGGCCCGGCGCATCCTCGCCGACGCGGAGACCGCGCGGCACGAGGTGCAGGAGCTGGTGCAGCTGCGGGCCGGGCGGGTGCGGCTCGGGGCGACGCCGAGTGTGTGCACGGGGTTGCTGCCGGACGTACTGCGCGCCTTCCACGACCGCTATCCGGGGATCCGGCTGCTGATCGAGGAGGGGGGCTCGCACGATCTCGTACGGGAGCTGGCGCGTGGGGCGCTGGATCTGGCGCTGGTGGTGCTGCCGTTGCCGTCGCCGTCCCCGGCGTTGACGACGGTGGAGCTGTTGCGGGAGGACCTGGTGGTCGTCTCCTCGCCGGATGCGCCCCGGCCGGGCGGGGGGCAGGGGCGGGGGCGGGCGGTGCGGGTGGCGGAGCTGGCGGGTGAGCGGCTGGTGATGTTCCGGCACGGGTACGACCTGCGGGAGCTGACGGTGGCGGCGTGCCGGGCGGAGGGGTTCGAGCCGGACTTCGCGGTGGAGGGGGGTGAGATGGATGCGGTGCTGGGGTTTGTGCGGGCGGGGTTGGGGGTGGCTGTGGTGCCGCGGATGGTTGCCGCGCGGTCGGGGCGTGGGCTTCGGGTGACACCCCTGGCTTCGCCGGGGCTGTACCGGACCATCGCGCTGGCGCACCGGAGTGATGTGGCTCCGCCGCGGGCCGCTCGGGAGTTGCAGCGGATGTTGTTGGAGAGGTGA
- a CDS encoding succinate dehydrogenase, with protein MTRTVWDSSVGKKTVMAVSGLIMLLYLVVHMIGNLKIYFGAAEFNHYAHWLRTVGEPFMHYEWTLWVIRVVLVVAIVAHAVSAYQLSRRDLKARPSKYVHKKARSSYATRTMRWGGIILGLFIVWHLLDLTTGTVHSGGFQEGHPYQNVVDTFSTWYGNVIYIVAMLALGLHIRHGFWSAAQTLGAGSRTRDRALKTVANVLALLLTAGFLAVPVGVMTGVVS; from the coding sequence ATGACGCGCACGGTGTGGGACAGCTCCGTCGGCAAGAAGACGGTCATGGCCGTCAGCGGGCTGATCATGCTGCTGTACCTGGTCGTCCACATGATCGGAAATCTGAAGATCTACTTCGGGGCGGCCGAGTTCAACCACTACGCCCACTGGCTGCGCACCGTCGGCGAGCCGTTCATGCACTACGAGTGGACGCTGTGGGTCATCCGCGTCGTCCTCGTCGTCGCCATCGTCGCGCACGCCGTCTCCGCGTACCAGCTCAGCCGCCGCGACCTGAAGGCGCGGCCCAGCAAGTACGTGCACAAGAAGGCCCGTTCGAGCTACGCCACCCGCACCATGAGGTGGGGCGGGATCATCCTCGGCCTGTTCATCGTCTGGCACCTCCTGGACCTGACCACCGGCACCGTGCACTCCGGCGGCTTCCAGGAGGGACACCCGTACCAGAACGTGGTGGACACCTTCTCCACCTGGTACGGCAACGTCATCTACATCGTCGCGATGCTCGCGCTCGGCCTGCACATCCGGCACGGCTTCTGGAGCGCCGCACAGACCCTGGGCGCCGGCAGCCGCACCCGCGACCGCGCCCTCAAGACCGTCGCCAACGTCCTCGCGCTGCTGCTCACGGCCGGCTTCCTCGCCGTCCCCGTGGGCGTCATGACCGGAGTGGTGAGCTGA
- a CDS encoding fumarate reductase/succinate dehydrogenase flavoprotein subunit, producing MNPSHSPTPDTGRTGYLDYTTGEPVADTKAPAGPINERWDTRRFQAKLVNPANRRGKTVIVVGTGLAGGSAGATLAEQGYHVVQFCYQDSPRRAHSIAAQGGINAAKNYRNDGDSIHRLFYDTVKGGDFRSRESNVHRLAQISVEIIDQCVAQGVPFAREYGGLLDTRSFGGVQVSRTFYARGQTGQQLLLGAYQALSRQIAAGNIEMHPRTEMLDLIVIDGKARGIVARDLITGAISTYFADAVVLASGGYGNVFYLSTNAMNSNATAIWRAHRRGAYFANPCFTQIHPTCIPRTGDHQSKLTLMSESLRNDGRIWVPKAKGDTRPPNEIPEAERDYYLERIYPSFGNLVPRDIASRAAKNVCDEGRGVGPGGQGVYLDFADAIKRMGRGAVEAKYGNLFDMYQRITDEDPYQVPMRIYPAVHYTMGGLWVDYDLQTTIPGLFAVGEANFSDHGANRLGASALMQGLADGYFVLPATINDYLARNPHAEPVTEDHPVVQEVLAETEDRLHLLLAVDGDRTPDSFHRELGELLWEFCGMARTDEGLRKALDRIPALRDEFWRRIKVPGTGEEFNQSLEKANRIVDYLELAELMCLDALHRAESCGGHFREESQTPDGEAARRDEEFGYAAAWEFTGTGEAPALHKEDLVFEYVHPTQRSYA from the coding sequence GTGAACCCGTCGCATTCCCCGACCCCCGACACCGGCCGCACCGGCTACCTCGACTACACCACAGGTGAGCCCGTCGCCGACACCAAGGCGCCCGCGGGACCGATCAACGAGCGCTGGGACACCCGCCGTTTCCAGGCCAAGCTGGTCAACCCCGCCAACCGGCGCGGCAAGACCGTCATCGTCGTCGGCACCGGACTGGCCGGCGGCTCGGCCGGGGCCACGCTCGCCGAACAGGGCTACCACGTCGTCCAGTTCTGCTATCAGGACTCCCCGCGCCGCGCCCACTCCATCGCCGCGCAGGGCGGTATCAACGCCGCCAAGAACTACCGCAACGACGGCGACTCCATCCACCGGCTGTTCTACGACACCGTCAAGGGCGGCGACTTCCGCTCCCGCGAGTCCAACGTCCACCGCCTCGCGCAGATCTCCGTCGAGATCATCGACCAGTGCGTCGCCCAGGGCGTGCCGTTCGCCCGTGAGTACGGCGGTCTGCTCGACACCCGCTCCTTCGGCGGCGTCCAGGTCTCCCGTACGTTCTACGCCCGCGGCCAGACGGGCCAGCAGCTCCTCCTCGGCGCCTACCAGGCGCTCAGCAGGCAGATCGCGGCCGGGAACATCGAGATGCACCCGCGCACCGAGATGCTCGACCTCATCGTGATCGACGGCAAGGCGCGCGGGATCGTCGCCCGCGATCTGATCACCGGCGCGATCTCCACCTACTTCGCGGACGCCGTCGTCCTCGCCTCCGGCGGCTACGGCAACGTCTTCTACCTCTCCACCAACGCGATGAACTCCAACGCGACCGCGATCTGGCGGGCGCACCGGCGGGGCGCGTACTTCGCCAACCCCTGCTTCACCCAGATCCACCCCACCTGCATCCCGCGCACCGGCGACCACCAGTCCAAGCTGACCCTGATGAGCGAGTCGCTGCGCAACGACGGCCGTATCTGGGTGCCGAAGGCCAAGGGCGACACCCGCCCGCCGAACGAGATCCCCGAGGCCGAGCGCGACTACTACCTGGAGCGGATCTACCCCTCCTTCGGCAACCTCGTCCCCCGTGACATCGCCTCCCGCGCCGCGAAGAACGTGTGCGACGAGGGCAGGGGAGTGGGCCCCGGGGGCCAGGGCGTCTACCTGGACTTCGCGGACGCGATCAAGCGCATGGGCCGGGGGGCCGTCGAGGCCAAGTACGGCAACCTCTTCGACATGTACCAGCGGATCACCGACGAGGATCCGTACCAGGTGCCCATGCGGATCTACCCCGCCGTGCACTACACGATGGGCGGGCTGTGGGTCGACTACGACCTCCAGACCACGATCCCGGGCCTGTTCGCGGTCGGCGAGGCCAACTTCTCCGACCACGGCGCCAACCGGCTCGGCGCCTCCGCACTGATGCAGGGCCTGGCCGACGGCTACTTCGTGCTCCCCGCCACCATCAACGACTACCTCGCCCGCAACCCGCACGCGGAGCCGGTCACCGAGGACCACCCCGTGGTGCAGGAGGTGCTCGCCGAGACCGAGGACCGGCTCCATCTGCTCCTCGCCGTCGACGGCGACCGCACCCCCGACTCCTTCCACCGCGAACTCGGCGAACTCCTGTGGGAGTTCTGCGGCATGGCCCGCACCGACGAGGGCCTGCGCAAGGCGCTCGACCGGATCCCCGCCCTCCGCGACGAGTTCTGGCGGCGGATCAAGGTCCCCGGCACCGGCGAGGAGTTCAACCAGTCGCTGGAGAAGGCCAACCGCATCGTCGACTACCTGGAGCTCGCCGAGCTGATGTGCCTCGACGCGCTGCACCGCGCCGAGTCCTGCGGCGGCCACTTCCGCGAGGAGTCCCAGACCCCCGACGGCGAGGCCGCCCGCCGGGACGAGGAGTTCGGGTACGCCGCCGCCTGGGAGTTCACCGGCACCGGCGAGGCACCCGCCCTGCACAAGGAAGACCTCGTCTTCGAGTACGTCCACCCCACCCAGCGGAGCTACGCATGA
- a CDS encoding succinate dehydrogenase/fumarate reductase iron-sulfur subunit, with protein sequence MRLTLRVWRQKNADADGAMSTYEVDGISSDMSFLEMLDTLNEELILKGEDPVAFDHDCREGICGACSLVINGDAHGPERTTTCQLHMRAFRDGDTIDIEPWRAAAFPVVKDLVVDRSAFDRIIQAGGYVTAPTGAAPEAHATPVPKADADFAFEHAECIGCGACVAACPNGAAMLFTSAKINHLNVLPQGAPERETRVLDMVARMDDEGFGGCTLAGECATACPKGIPLMSITSMNKEWLRATRKAAKR encoded by the coding sequence ATGAGGCTCACCCTGCGCGTCTGGCGGCAGAAGAACGCCGACGCCGACGGCGCCATGTCCACGTACGAGGTGGACGGCATCTCCTCCGACATGTCCTTCCTGGAGATGCTCGACACCCTCAACGAGGAACTCATCCTCAAGGGCGAGGACCCCGTCGCCTTCGACCACGACTGCCGCGAGGGCATCTGCGGCGCCTGCTCGCTCGTCATCAACGGCGACGCACACGGTCCCGAGCGCACCACCACCTGCCAGCTCCACATGCGGGCGTTCCGGGACGGCGACACCATCGACATCGAGCCGTGGCGGGCCGCCGCGTTCCCGGTCGTGAAGGACCTCGTCGTCGACCGGTCCGCCTTCGACCGGATCATCCAGGCCGGCGGCTACGTCACCGCGCCCACCGGAGCCGCCCCCGAGGCCCATGCCACGCCGGTGCCCAAGGCCGACGCCGACTTCGCCTTCGAGCACGCCGAGTGCATCGGCTGCGGCGCGTGCGTGGCCGCCTGCCCCAACGGCGCGGCCATGCTGTTCACCTCCGCGAAGATCAACCACCTGAACGTGCTGCCGCAGGGCGCCCCCGAGCGGGAGACCCGGGTGCTGGACATGGTGGCGCGGATGGACGACGAGGGCTTCGGCGGCTGCACCCTGGCCGGCGAGTGCGCGACCGCGTGCCCCAAGGGCATCCCGCTGATGTCGATCACCAGCATGAACAAGGAGTGGCTGCGGGCGACCCGCAAGGCCGCGAAGCGGTAG
- a CDS encoding GNAT family N-acetyltransferase — protein sequence MTGVTTLPRSPHPATPLRYLVTLARDEADVRAAQRLRYDVFAGETGALLSTPQPGHDIDPFDAYCDHLLVRETTTGEVVGTYRLLPPERAAVAGRLYGEGEFDLAPLDAIRPGLVEVGRSCVHPDHRDGAVIGLIWAGIARYMTDRGHEWLAGCCSLPLADGGTLASATWNRVRTRNLAPEEYRVRPLLPWVPKAGSAAGEVGTTEAGGRRELPALLRGYLRLGAWVCGEPAHDPDFGVADLYVLLSMRRVDPRYLRHFLSLLPASAPAA from the coding sequence ATGACCGGCGTCACCACGCTTCCCCGCTCCCCGCACCCCGCCACCCCCCTCCGCTACCTCGTCACCCTCGCCCGGGACGAGGCCGACGTCCGCGCCGCCCAGCGGCTGCGGTACGACGTCTTCGCCGGCGAGACGGGCGCCCTGCTCAGCACCCCGCAGCCCGGGCACGACATCGACCCCTTCGACGCGTACTGCGACCACCTCCTCGTCCGCGAGACCACCACCGGCGAGGTCGTCGGCACCTACCGGCTGCTGCCGCCGGAGCGCGCGGCGGTGGCCGGACGGCTGTACGGCGAGGGCGAGTTCGACCTCGCCCCGCTCGACGCGATCCGCCCCGGGCTGGTCGAGGTGGGCCGCTCCTGCGTCCACCCGGACCACCGCGACGGCGCGGTCATCGGCCTCATCTGGGCGGGCATCGCCCGCTACATGACCGACCGCGGCCACGAGTGGCTGGCCGGCTGCTGCTCGCTCCCCCTCGCCGACGGCGGCACCCTCGCGTCGGCGACGTGGAACCGGGTCCGGACCAGGAACCTGGCACCGGAGGAGTACCGGGTGCGGCCGCTGCTGCCGTGGGTACCGAAGGCGGGCTCGGCGGCCGGTGAGGTCGGGACGACGGAGGCCGGGGGGCGGCGGGAGCTGCCCGCGTTGCTGCGGGGCTATCTGCGGCTCGGGGCCTGGGTGTGCGGGGAGCCCGCACACGATCCCGACTTCGGGGTCGCCGATCTGTACGTGCTGCTGTCCATGCGCCGGGTCGACCCGCGCTATCTGCGGCACTTCCTCTCCCTCCTCCCCGCCTCCGCACCGGCCGCCTGA
- a CDS encoding lysophospholipid acyltransferase family protein produces the protein MSGGWLPVAPCTPGACVGRAAPDATVPLPRAVLRLAAVVAVVAAGVVLLPLGRWVPAAVVRGWCRAVVRAAGVRVRVTGGPVPDGGVLVVAHHTSWLDVPLLAALRPARMLAKAEIRRWPVAGALAARGGTLFLERDRLRALPGAVAAVAGALREGAAVVAFPEGSTWCGRERGVFRRAVFQAALDAGVPVQPVRIRYGPVGGGVASAAAFVGDDTLVASVWRVVGVRGLVAEVGVRGLVTGGSDSDRGSLAGAAQRALG, from the coding sequence ATGTCCGGCGGCTGGCTGCCCGTGGCCCCCTGCACCCCCGGGGCGTGCGTAGGGCGGGCGGCGCCGGACGCGACCGTCCCGCTGCCGCGGGCCGTGCTGCGGCTCGCGGCGGTGGTGGCCGTGGTCGCGGCCGGTGTCGTCCTGCTTCCGCTCGGGCGGTGGGTGCCGGCGGCGGTCGTACGGGGCTGGTGCCGGGCCGTCGTACGGGCGGCCGGGGTGCGGGTCCGCGTCACCGGCGGGCCCGTGCCCGACGGGGGTGTACTGGTCGTCGCCCACCACACGTCCTGGCTCGACGTGCCGCTGCTCGCCGCGCTCCGCCCGGCGCGGATGCTCGCCAAGGCGGAGATACGGCGGTGGCCGGTGGCGGGTGCGCTCGCGGCGCGCGGGGGGACGCTGTTCCTCGAACGGGACCGGCTGCGGGCGCTGCCCGGGGCGGTCGCGGCGGTCGCGGGGGCGCTGCGGGAGGGGGCGGCGGTGGTCGCCTTCCCGGAGGGGAGCACATGGTGCGGGCGGGAGCGGGGGGTGTTCCGGCGGGCGGTGTTCCAGGCGGCGCTGGACGCGGGGGTGCCGGTGCAGCCGGTGCGGATTCGGTACGGGCCGGTGGGGGGCGGGGTGGCGTCGGCGGCGGCGTTCGTCGGGGACGACACGTTGGTGGCTTCGGTGTGGCGGGTGGTGGGGGTGCGGGGGTTGGTGGCCGAGGTGGGGGTGCGGGGGCTGGTGACGGGGGGTTCGGATTCCGACCGGGGATCGCTGGCGGGGGCGGCACAGCGTGCGCTGGGCTGA
- a CDS encoding MsnO8 family LLM class oxidoreductase, which produces MLDRSRIREGHDAGEALRDTVELAREAERLGFHRFWVAEHHGVPGVAGSAPTVLAAAVAAATATIRVGTGGVMLPNHRPLVVAEQCGVLESLFPGRIDMGLGRSVGFTDGVRRALGVGRGDADDFAEQLAELLGWFRGTSPTGVHARPSEGLAVPPFVLAMGEGAEIAARAGLPMVVGDLRDRQRMLRGVERYRALFRPSGWAERPYVVISGTVAVAATAAEARRLLLPEAWAMAYARTRGTFPPLPTVEAVEGRVMTGKERELYEAGLRGHVAGTAEEVVEELAGVVKETGADEVLVTTSTHGRAALTDSYARLARAVGLSAPAAPTRPVPGGCAPGPR; this is translated from the coding sequence GTGCTCGACCGGTCGCGGATCCGGGAGGGGCACGACGCGGGTGAGGCGCTGCGGGACACGGTGGAGCTGGCGCGCGAGGCGGAGCGGCTCGGTTTCCACCGCTTCTGGGTCGCCGAGCACCACGGCGTGCCCGGGGTCGCGGGCTCCGCGCCGACCGTGCTGGCGGCGGCCGTCGCCGCGGCGACGGCGACGATCCGGGTCGGCACGGGAGGGGTGATGCTGCCCAACCACCGGCCGCTGGTGGTGGCCGAGCAGTGCGGGGTGCTGGAGTCGCTGTTCCCCGGGCGGATCGACATGGGTCTCGGCCGGTCGGTCGGCTTCACGGACGGGGTGCGGCGGGCGCTGGGCGTGGGCAGGGGGGACGCCGACGACTTCGCGGAGCAGCTGGCGGAGCTGCTCGGCTGGTTCCGCGGCACCTCCCCCACGGGGGTGCACGCGCGTCCCTCGGAGGGGCTGGCGGTGCCCCCGTTCGTCCTCGCCATGGGCGAGGGGGCGGAGATCGCGGCGCGGGCGGGGCTGCCGATGGTCGTCGGCGATCTGCGGGACCGGCAGCGGATGCTGCGCGGTGTCGAGCGGTACCGGGCGCTGTTCCGGCCCTCGGGGTGGGCCGAGCGGCCGTACGTGGTGATCTCGGGGACGGTGGCGGTGGCGGCCACGGCCGCCGAGGCGCGGCGGCTGCTGCTTCCGGAGGCGTGGGCGATGGCGTACGCCCGGACGCGGGGGACGTTTCCTCCGTTGCCGACGGTGGAGGCGGTGGAGGGGCGGGTCATGACGGGGAAGGAGCGGGAGCTGTACGAGGCGGGGTTGCGGGGGCATGTCGCCGGGACGGCGGAGGAGGTCGTGGAGGAGCTGGCGGGGGTGGTGAAGGAGACGGGCGCGGACGAGGTCCTGGTGACGACGAGCACGCACGGGCGTGCGGCGCTGACGGACTCCTACGCCCGGCTGGCGCGAGCGGTGGGTTTGTCCGCCCCCGCCGCCCCTACCCGTCCCGTCCCCGGGGGCTGCGCCCCCGGACCCCGCTAA
- the fusA gene encoding elongation factor G, with amino-acid sequence MRSLPNRQTTRPLDPRGPLAAVRNLGILAHVDAGKTTLTERILYATGTTHKRGEVHEGTTVTDFDPQERDRGITIFAAAVSCAWDGHRINLIDTPGHVDFADEVTRSLRVLDGAVAVFDAVAGVEPQSESVWRQADRYGVPRLAFVNKLDRAGADLDRAVASIRERLHPAPLVVQLPIGAEDGFTGVVDLVRMRALRWADGRDGAATGPVPEELRAEAERRRRLLEETVAGLHPAALEEFCDLSRLSEATLTAALRDLTRGGDGVVVLCGSAYRNRGIEPLLDAVTAYLPSPADVPPVRGTHDGAERERPADPEAPFAALVFKVSAGTTGRLTFLRVYAGTMEKGGTVWDATTGRTERIARILRVHADRHAPLDRAVAGDIVAVTGLKSVRPGTTLCAPDAPLLLEPPGTTEPVVSVAVEARRRTDTGRLASALARLAEEDPSLALRSDPETGQTLLSGMGELHLEVAVEKVRRDHGLEVAVGRPRVAYRETLARPVPGLVYRHVKQDGGAGQFAHVVLDVAPLAETGDGPAGFAFASTAVGGRVPQEYVRAVEAGCRDALAEGPLGGHPVAGVRVTLTDGATHPKDSSEMAFRTAGRFALREALRRARDTGAMLLLEPVAEVTVTVPEEAAGGVLGDLAARRGRVSRSAVTAGTTGGAGTAVVTATVPLAELSGYATALRSRTRGRGTFTTRPLGYAPVPAAVSAAAPAPGTR; translated from the coding sequence GTGCGAAGCCTCCCGAACCGTCAGACCACCCGCCCGCTCGATCCCCGCGGCCCCCTCGCCGCCGTCCGCAACCTCGGCATCCTCGCCCACGTCGACGCCGGCAAGACCACGCTGACCGAGCGGATCCTGTACGCCACCGGCACCACGCACAAGCGCGGCGAGGTGCACGAGGGCACCACCGTCACCGACTTCGACCCGCAGGAGCGCGACCGCGGCATCACCATCTTCGCCGCGGCCGTCAGCTGCGCCTGGGACGGTCACCGGATCAACCTCATCGACACGCCCGGCCACGTCGACTTCGCCGACGAGGTCACCCGCTCCCTGCGGGTGCTCGACGGAGCCGTCGCGGTGTTCGACGCCGTCGCCGGTGTCGAACCGCAGAGCGAGTCGGTGTGGCGTCAGGCCGACCGGTACGGCGTCCCGCGCCTCGCCTTCGTCAACAAGCTCGACCGGGCGGGCGCCGACCTCGACCGGGCGGTGGCCTCCATCCGGGAGCGGCTGCACCCGGCGCCGCTGGTCGTGCAGTTGCCGATCGGCGCGGAGGACGGCTTCACCGGCGTCGTCGACCTGGTGCGGATGCGGGCGCTTCGCTGGGCGGACGGCCGGGACGGCGCCGCGACGGGGCCCGTGCCGGAGGAGCTGCGGGCCGAGGCGGAGCGGCGGCGCCGGCTCCTGGAGGAGACGGTCGCCGGGCTCCACCCGGCCGCGCTGGAGGAGTTCTGCGACCTCTCCCGGCTGAGCGAGGCCACCCTGACCGCGGCCCTGCGCGACCTGACCCGCGGCGGGGACGGCGTGGTGGTGCTGTGCGGCTCGGCCTACCGCAACCGCGGGATCGAACCGCTGCTCGACGCCGTCACCGCCTACCTGCCCTCGCCGGCCGACGTGCCGCCGGTGCGCGGCACGCACGACGGGGCCGAGCGGGAGCGGCCCGCCGACCCCGAAGCGCCGTTCGCCGCCCTGGTGTTCAAGGTGAGCGCCGGCACCACCGGCCGGCTGACCTTCCTGCGCGTGTACGCGGGAACCATGGAGAAGGGAGGAACCGTGTGGGACGCCACCACCGGCCGCACCGAGCGGATCGCGCGCATCCTGCGCGTGCACGCCGACCGGCACGCGCCGCTGGACCGTGCCGTGGCCGGGGACATCGTCGCCGTCACCGGGCTGAAGTCGGTCCGCCCGGGCACGACCCTCTGCGCGCCCGACGCCCCGCTGCTCCTGGAACCGCCGGGCACCACCGAGCCCGTCGTCTCCGTGGCCGTGGAGGCCCGCCGGCGCACCGACACCGGCCGGCTGGCCTCCGCCCTGGCCCGGCTGGCGGAGGAGGACCCCTCCCTGGCCCTGCGGAGCGACCCCGAGACCGGGCAGACCCTGCTGTCCGGCATGGGGGAACTGCATCTGGAGGTCGCCGTGGAGAAGGTCCGCCGCGACCACGGCCTGGAGGTGGCCGTGGGCCGGCCGCGGGTGGCGTACCGGGAGACCCTCGCCCGGCCGGTGCCGGGGCTGGTGTACCGGCACGTCAAACAGGACGGCGGGGCGGGCCAGTTCGCCCATGTCGTGCTGGACGTGGCCCCGCTGGCGGAGACCGGTGACGGCCCGGCGGGCTTCGCGTTCGCTTCGACGGCCGTCGGCGGGCGCGTGCCGCAGGAGTACGTGCGCGCGGTGGAGGCCGGGTGCCGGGACGCCCTCGCCGAGGGCCCGCTCGGCGGTCACCCGGTGGCCGGGGTGCGCGTGACGCTGACGGACGGGGCGACCCACCCGAAGGACTCCTCGGAGATGGCCTTCCGCACGGCCGGCCGTTTCGCGCTGCGCGAGGCGCTCCGGCGGGCGCGGGACACGGGGGCGATGCTGCTCCTCGAACCGGTCGCCGAGGTCACGGTCACCGTGCCGGAGGAGGCCGCGGGCGGGGTGCTGGGCGACCTGGCCGCCCGGCGCGGCCGGGTGTCGCGGTCGGCCGTGACCGCGGGGACGACCGGGGGAGCGGGCACCGCCGTGGTGACCGCCACCGTGCCGCTCGCCGAGCTGTCCGGCTACGCCACGGCGCTGCGCAGCCGTACCCGGGGGCGCGGCACGTTCACCACCCGGCCGCTCGGGTACGCCCCGGTACCGGCGGCGGTGTCGGCGGCGGCACCGGCACCCGGCACGCGCTGA
- a CDS encoding DUF6895 family protein, with product MTRTTPPVVRESPASRVGAAALSWVSAHREGFALDARALSADGDVNTSWKPLGELAQVCGLVRDRTDPADPRHRTAADLLGFAWRQTGDGRLFTALQRLEPFATYPLEVYAAFASAGLREPGYERAAATVAGTRGWRATEQDPNRRLGILNSERRGGLTRHGPVAPALRRTWLGALPEPWTFERAAGYTLTHVVFHLTDWGRAPDGVPPDLAGYLGHWLPPWLDTCLEGRQWDLACELTAVAVSLPTAPDRALLHDAWTRLAAAQHADGALPETGGTAGAPAPSGFRGCYHSTLMAAFAAALTVARLDDENTPAPTVPATPRSTPR from the coding sequence ATGACACGTACGACACCGCCGGTGGTCCGGGAGAGCCCGGCCAGCCGCGTCGGGGCCGCCGCACTGTCATGGGTGTCCGCCCACCGGGAGGGGTTCGCGCTCGACGCGCGGGCCCTCTCCGCGGACGGCGACGTCAACACCAGCTGGAAACCCCTCGGTGAACTCGCCCAGGTCTGCGGCCTCGTCCGCGACCGCACCGACCCGGCCGACCCCCGCCACCGCACCGCCGCGGACCTGCTCGGCTTCGCCTGGCGGCAGACCGGCGACGGCCGCCTGTTCACCGCCCTCCAGCGGCTCGAACCCTTCGCCACCTACCCGCTGGAGGTCTACGCCGCCTTCGCCTCGGCCGGGCTGCGCGAGCCCGGGTACGAGCGCGCCGCCGCCACCGTCGCCGGCACCCGCGGCTGGCGGGCCACCGAACAGGACCCCAACCGGCGGCTCGGGATCCTCAACTCCGAGCGCCGCGGCGGCCTGACGCGCCACGGACCCGTCGCACCCGCCCTGCGCCGCACCTGGCTCGGCGCGCTGCCCGAGCCGTGGACCTTCGAGCGCGCCGCCGGATACACGCTCACCCACGTCGTCTTCCACCTCACCGACTGGGGCCGCGCCCCCGACGGCGTACCGCCCGACCTCGCCGGCTACCTCGGCCACTGGCTCCCGCCCTGGCTCGACACCTGCCTCGAGGGCCGGCAGTGGGACCTCGCCTGCGAGTTGACGGCGGTCGCGGTGAGCCTGCCGACGGCCCCCGACCGCGCGCTGCTGCACGACGCCTGGACACGCCTCGCGGCCGCCCAGCACGCCGACGGGGCACTGCCCGAGACCGGGGGCACCGCCGGCGCCCCCGCCCCGTCGGGCTTCCGTGGCTGCTACCACTCCACCCTCATGGCCGCCTTCGCCGCCGCCCTCACCGTCGCCCGCCTCGACGACGAGAACACCCCCGCCCCGACGGTACCCGCGACCCCAAGGAGCACGCCGCGATGA